Genomic window (Sphingomonas japonica):
CGTCACCGGCGGGGGCACCGGTATCGGCCGCGCGCTGGCCGAAGCGCTGCATGCACGCGGCAACAAGGTCATCGTCGCCGGGCGCAGACGTGAGGCGTTGGAGGAGGTCGCCGACGCGCATGCCGGGATCGCAACGGCAGTGCTCGACGTGTCCGATGCGGGGGCGATCATCGACGGAGCTGCGCGGATCGTCGCCGACCATCCCGACCTCAACGTCGTCGTCCACAACGCCGGGATCATGATCGCCGAGGACATGGCCGCTAGTGGCTATTCCACCGACACCGCCGAAGCGATCGTCGCCACCAACCTGCTAGGTCCGATCCGCCTGACCGCCGCGCTGCTGCCGCATCTGCGCAGCAAGGACGCGGCGGCGATCGTCACCGTGTCGTCGGGGCTCGCCTTCGTCCCGCTGGTCGCGACGCCGACCTACAACGCGACCAAGGCGGCGATCCACAGCTGGTCGCAATCGCTGCGCGCGCAGCTCGCAGATACGGGCATCGACGTGGTCGAGATCGTGCCGCCTGCAGTCGCGACCGACCTGATGCCCGGCCATGCCGACAATCCCAATTCGATGCCGCTCGACGCCTATATCGACGAAGTCATGGCCTTGCTGGAGGCCGATCCGGAGCGACACGAAGTGTGCGTCGAACGCGTCCGCTTCCTGCGCGAGGCCGAGCGCCGCGGCGACTATGATCAGGTGTTCGCGGCACTCAACTCAAGGCACTGAGGCGCCGTCACGGGCTGGCGGGCCGTTGCCTTCGGCGCGTCAGTCTTTATGCGCGGGCAGATGACGTTGCCCGCGCAAACCCCGATGATGGCGCAATACCAGGCGCTCAAGGCGGAAGCGCAGGATTGCCTGCTGTTCTACCGCATGGGCGATTTCTTCGAGATGTTCTTCGAGGACGCGCGCATCGCCGCTGCCTGTCTCGATATCGCGCTTACCGCGCGCGGCGAGCATGAGGGGGACAAGGTGCCGATGTGCGGCGTGCCCGTCCATGCCGCGACCGGCTATCTCCAGCGGCTGATCAAGGCAGGGCACCGCGTCGCCATCGCCGAGCAGATCGAGACACCCGAGGGGGCGAAGAAGGCGCGCGGATCGAAGGCGCTGGTCGCGCGCGCGATCGTGCGTGTGGTGACCGCCGGCACGCTGACCGAGGAAGCCTTGCTCGACACGCGCGCCGCCAATTGGTGCGCAGCGGTCGGCGAAGCGGGCGGCGGCATCGTGGTCGCTGCCGCCGACGTCTCGACCGGCCGGTTCGAGCTGTTCGAGGCCGACGCCGGTGCCTTGGGAGCAGTCCTCGCCCGGCTCGACCCGGCCGAAGTGGTCGTGTCCGAAGCCTCGCCGCATGCCGACGCTGCGACCGTGCTGCGCCCGCGCGGGGAATTCGACAGCAGCCGCGGCGAAGAACGGCTCAAGGCGCTGTTCGGTGTCGCGACGCTCGACGGGTTCGGGCAGTTCTCGCGCGCGGCATTGGCGGCGGCGGGCGGGCTGATCGCGTATCTCGACCATACTGCGAAAGGCGCGCTGCCGTTCCTGCGCCCGCCGCGCATCACCGCCAGCAGCGCGTCGATGGCGATCGATGCGGCGACGCGCGAGAGCCTGGAACTCACCCAGAGCGTAGGCGGCGTACGCAAAGGCAGCTTGGTCGACGCGGTCGATCGCACCGTCACCGGGGCAGGAGCGCGGCTGCTCGCCGCCGACATCGCCGCGCCGTTGATGGACCGAACTGCCATCGACGCGCGGCTCGACGCCGTGCAGCGCTTCCATGACGACCCGGCGATGCGCGACGCGGTGCGGCAGGCGTTGCGGACGCTGCCCGACATCGGCCGCGCGCTGGGGCGGCTGGCGGCAGGGCGGGGCAGTCCGCGTGATCTGGGCCAGTTGCGCGACGGACTCGACGCGGCATGGCATCTGGGCGAGCGGCTCGGCCGCATGGCGGCGCCGCCGCCGTTGCTGGTCGAACTGGCGCCGCAGCTTCGCGGGCATGGCGCGCTGATCGACCTGCTCAAGCGCGCGCTGGTGCCGACCCCGCCGATCGAGACCGCGCAGGGAAACTATATCGCCGAGGGCTATGACGCGGCGCTCGACGACCTGCGCGCGACCGGGGCGGGTGGCCGCAGGGCAATCGCCGCGCTCGAGGCCGAGTATCGCAAGCGCACAGGCATCGCCGCGCTCAAGGTACGCCACAATGGCGTGCTCGGCTATCATATCGAAGTACCGGCGCGTGCGGCCGATGCGTTGATGGCAGAGGGCAGCGGCTTCACCCATCGCCAGACGCTGGCCGGCGTGGTCCGCTTCAATGCCGCGGATCTTCACGATGCCGCGCTCAAGGTGACGCAGGCCGGGAGTCACGCGCTTGCTGCCGAGGCCGCGCATCTCGAGGATCTGACCGCCGCCGCGCTCGACCGCCGCCTCGCGATCGCCGAGACCGCCGACGCACTGGCGCGCATCGATGTCGCCGCGGCACTCGCCGAACGCGCGGCAGAAGGTGGGTGGGCGCGGCCGGTGCTGGTCGACCACGCCTGTTTCGACGTCGAGGGCGGACGCCACCCCGTGGTCGAGGATGCCATTGCCCGCACCGGCGGGCGCTTCGTCGCCAATGACTGCAGCCTGTCGGCAGCGTCGCGGCTGTGGCTGGTCACCGGGCCGAACATGGGCGGCAAATCGACCTTTCTACGCCAGAACGCGCTGATCGCCGTGCTGGCGCAGGCGGGAAGCTATGTCCCCGCGGCGCGCGCGAAGCTCGGCCTGGTCGACAGATTGTTCAGCCGGGTCGGCGCGTCGGACAATCTTGCGCGCGGGCGGTCGACCTTCATGGTCGAGATGGTCGAAACCGCCGCGATCCTCGCGCAGGCGACGCCCGACAGCTTCGTCATCCTTGACGAGGTCGGGCGCGGCACCTCGACCTATGACGGACTTGCCATCGCCTGGGCGGTGGTCGAGGCGATCCACGAGGACAATCGCTGCCGCTGCCTGTTCGCAACGCATTACCATGAGCTGACGCGGCTCGCCGAACGCTGCGAGGCGCTGTCGCTGCACCATGTCCGCGCGCGCGAGTGGAAGGGTGACCTCGTCCTGCTCCACGAAGTCGCCGACGGACCGGCGGATCGCAGCTATGGTCTCGCGGTCGCGCGGCTGGCGGGGATGCCGCCCGCCACGGTCCAGCGCGCCAAGGCGGTGCTCGCCAAGCTCGAAGCGGGGCGCGCCAGCACCGGAGGGCTGGCGGCGGGTCTCGACGATCTACCGCTATTCGCCGCCGCGATGCAGGTCGAGGAAGCGGCGGGCGATCCGCTGCGCGACGCGCTGGAGGCGCTGGAGATCGACGCGCTGAGCCCGCGCGATGCGCTGGACGCGCTGTATCGGCTAAAGGATATCGCCCGGGCGGACTGAAGCGGTGGGCATCGCCGCCGCGATCTGGTACCCGGGCCCCTCAGCCACGCATTCGGGCCATTTTTGGCCCACCTGTCGCGCCGTTCGGCGCGCGCGTGGCATGCCGGTCGTCCGGCGCGGATCGCGCGCCCTTCATTCTGCGACCGGCGAAAAATGGGGGAGAACCATCATGACGACCGTCGCCATCCGCGATGACGCCACGGGCACCAAAGCCAATATGAGCGCGATCTACGACCAGGCTGACCCGCGTGCCTATTTTCGCGAACTCGGCAAGCTCGATTATGCCATTCCGGCCGCGGCGCAGCCCGTATTCCAACGCATGGTCGATGCCATCCGTGCCCGGCGCAAGGGGACGGTCCATGCGCTCGACCTCGGCTGTTCCTATGGGATCAATGCCGCCCTGCTCAAATATCCGCTCGCGATGGCGGACCTGCAGGCGCGCTGGACCGATCCGGTGCTGCACGGCATCGACAGCGATGCGGTACGCGAGGTCGATCGCGCCTATTTCGATGCGCAGCCGTGCGCGGACGTGCGCGTCATCGGGCTCGACCCGTCCGAACCGGCGATCGCCTATGCCGAGGATGTCGGTATTCTCGACGACGGGGTGACGCTCGATCTCGAGCGCAATGCCGTGCCGCCGGCGCTTGCCGAGACGCTGGCGCCGATCGACATGATCGTCTCGACCGGCTGTGTCGGCTATGTCACGCAGCGCACCTTTGCAGCGCTGATGCCAGCGGTCACCGCTGGCGCCGCACCGTGGATCGGCAATTTCGTGCTGCGGATGTTTCCCTATGACGCGATCGAACAGACGCTGGGCGGCTGGGGCTATGTCACCGAAAAGCTCGAGGGCGAGACGTTCGCTCAGCGCGCCTTTGCTTCGGATATCGAGCAGGAGCGGGTGATGGCACAGGTCGACCGGCTGGGGCTCGACACCGCGGGGCTGGAGGCGGACGGCGCGCTCCACGCCGAGTTCTTTCTGTCGCGGCCCAAAAACGAAGCCGATATCCCGCTTGCCGACCTGATCGACCAGGCGACCTGACTCAATAGGGCGGCGCGCGGCGCTGGCGCTGCGCGCGCGCCGCCTCTGCCCACCAGGCGAGATCGTCGGCGAAGCGCGGAAACGCCTTGTCGAGCGCGGCGCCGCCCTCGCCGACGGGATTGCCGCCGGCATCGAGGCTCGCGCCGATCGTGCCGACGGTCAGGGTGCTCGGCACCACGACCATGCCCATTTCGGACAGCGTCGGGTGCCACATCGAATTGCTGCGCGCACCGCCCAGCCGTCCGGCCGAATAGCTGGCGATAGCCGCGGGGCGCCAGAACCATTCCTCGAGGAAATGATCGGTCAGGTTCTTGAGCCCGGGCTGCATGCCCCAATTATATTCGCCGGTGACGAAAACGAAGCCATAGGCGCTGCGGATCTTGCCCGCCAGCTCGGCCATCGCCGCCGGTGCTTCGCCCTCGGCATATTCCTTGAACATGCGATCGAGCATGGGCAGACCGACGGCCTGCGCATCGATCAGTTCCGCCGCCGCGCCGCGCTGCGCGAGGCGATCGACCAGGTAGCGCGCGAGCCGGATGCCCGCGCGATCGGAGCGGTACGATCCATACAGGACAAGGATGGTGTCGCGCATTCACCTGCTCCAGACATGAAAGAGGCCGCCGAGCCCCGTCAGGGACCCGGCGACCTCCGACATGGTCAGCGGCCGGAACTTCCAGCGCGGGAGACCATGCGGGCCGCTTGCCGTTCGGGTCGGACGTTGATTGGAGGAAAGATCCTCCCGTCGTCCCCGGTCAGGCGATCAGCGGCGCGTCTCCCGAACGAACTGAACCGACCCCATTGCTGAACCATGAGACATCGGATCACCTCCTTTCGCTGGTTGAAACACAATGTACCGTGCTCGGTACGCGTCGATATGTGAGTCATCCCGCAATCAAGAACAAGACTTGTAATTCGAGAAAAATTGGACGATTCTCGTCGGCCTGCGCAAATCGGCCCGACACCGATCGGACTGGGTTCAGCGCGGTCCCGAACAGCCTTGGATAACGTCACGGACCCTGCGATCGGTGGGGATAGACAGTGGCGGTGCGGTATCGATCTGCACTGCCAGTTGACCATCGGCGCGCATCAGCGTGTCGGCGACGAAGCGGTCGTCGGCGGTGGTTTGCGCGACCAGCGTGCCGCCCTCGTTAATCGCCGGATAGGTCGCCGCTCCTGATGCCGCAACGATCCGGATCGCGGCGCCGCGCGCGCCGGGGCGGATGAACGCGATGGAGCGCGCGGCGGGGTCGCAGCGGATCGCGAACGTCGCCGGGCGGGCTTTGGTGCCGAACCGGGCTACGGCGCCGGCCTGCTCCCAGCTGCCTGTGGCCGGCACGGCACCGTCAAGTTCGGGCGCGGGCAATTCGCCGGGCGCGAGCGGGGCGGCAGGGGAAACGGGCGCGGCGGGCGTTTCGGTCGCGGGGACGGCGATCGTCACCGCGTTTGCCGCTGGCTCGGGCTCGGCGGAACATCCGGCGAGCAGCGCCGCGCAGCCTAGCGCGGCGCGGCGGATCACGCGCGGCAGTCCTCGGTCACGCGCAGGATCTCCGCCCAGGACGGAAGCACCAGTTGCGGCATTGCCGACACCGCCACCAGCACTCGGCCGCGGCTGAAGCCCATCGCATCGAGCAGGCTGTCGCGCGGCGTCACGGCGGCGGCGACGTAGGCCGGGGTTCCCCCGGTCGGACGCGCGGTCAGCGCACGCGTGGCGCTGGTGGTGCGGATGGTCATCGTTGCCGGCCCGGTGGCGCTACCCCGGCGCGACAGGAACAGCTGGCCGGCAGCGCGATCGCAGCGGATGGTGAAATCGGCATCGGCGCCGCTGCGCCCGAACAGCGCGATCGATCCGCGCTCGTCGCGGCGATAGACCCAGTCGCCCGGCGTCGGCGGAAGATCGGCCCAGTTGACTGCGGCCGGGGCCGGCGTGGGCGGCGGGGTCGGTGCCGGCGCGGGGGCAGGCGTCTCGACCGGCGGGGGCGGCGGCTCGGCGCGCGGCACGCAGGCTCCGAGTGCGAGGAAGCCTGTGGTGACAAGGGCAAGACCCGGAAAGCGACGCGACATGCCGGCGGTTATGCGCGATGCGTGGCCGGCGCTCAACCGCTGTCTCCCGCTGCTCGCGGATTTCGGACGAAACCGCTGCACCGCCCGGCGAAGCGCAGCGCCACGTCGGCAGCCCGGCCGCTGGCAACCACTTGGCCGCCCTTACGCACGGCGATCGTTCCCGTCGCCCCGCGTAGCGCGCCCAGTGCTCCCAACGGGTCGTGCAGCGCCGCGATCACCGCCGCCGCCCCGGATTCGGATGGGTCGGTTCGGGCGGGAGCGGCAGTGAACCAGGCATCGCCGATCGCTACTGTCAGGCGGGCTCCGGGCGCGCCTTGCCACACGAGATAGGGCGGTTTTTCCCGTGTGCACACCAGCGCGACGCCGTCACCCTCAGGCGCTGGCAGGAACAGCGCGGTCTCGGTCGGCGCATTGAAGCTGCGCGCCACGTCGCGGGGCAGCGTGCGGCCGGGATCGAGCACGCCTTCGAGATCAGCAGCGATCGCCGCTCCCTCGATCGTGCCGAGCGCCGCCTGGCGCGCCCGTTCCGCCTCGATCCGCGCGCGTCGCGTCGCCTCCGGCCCATCGGCGAGGGTAAGGTAGCGCTCGACCGCATGGACCCAGATGTCATCCGGCCCGTCCACCGTCTCGAAGGTCCGGGCAAAGGCGTGGAATGCCGGCTGGATGCCGTCGTCGCCTTGCTCGAACATCACCACCACCAGTTCGCCCAGCGCATAGAATTGGCGGATGCATCCGCCGATGCCGGTGCTGAAATGCGCCTCGCTTAGCGGTGTGACGATCGCCGGAACCGGATTGCCGTTCCATGCGGTCAGCCCGAACAGTTTTAGCCGGTCGGGCGGGACGCTGCCCCTGAGAGCCCGCACCAGCTCGACCTGCAGTTCGGGCGCGAAGTCGTCCGGTTCGGGGCCGTGTTCGGTCGGACCGCCGACGACACGCACCAGCATGATCGCGTCGGCCTGTTCGACTAGCTCGAGATTGTCGGGTACGCGGTAGCCCTCGCGCATCGAGCATGCGAATGCCGGGGCGGTCCAGGCGATCATCGCGACCGCAGCCGCGATCAACTTGCGTATCGTCATCGTCCGGCTCCCCGACCCTGCACGGGAGATGGTAGCGTCGCGACCGGGCCGCGCCGCCGGCTATTCGAGCGTGGTCGTCGTCTCGATCGCGTCGAGCATCCCGGGAAGCCAGGCGTCGCCGTCGCGCAGGCGGAAGCTGTTGGTGTAGCCCCAGGCGCAGCTCTGGACGCCGACCGACGCGAAGGCGGCGCTGACGGTGTTCATATAGGCGACGCGCTCTGCCAGTGGCACTTGCGGGTGGTCGATCGCGCCATATTCGCCGACGAACGGCACCCGGCCGGTGCGTTCGATATAGGCGGTAACCTTGTCGAGATCGCTGCGCAGCGCGGCGATGTCGGCGTCACTGCCGAAGCTGCGGCCCAGGGCAGGTGCCGGCGACACCCAGTTCGCGCCCTGAT
Coding sequences:
- a CDS encoding SDR family oxidoreductase: MKLSGNTILVTGGGTGIGRALAEALHARGNKVIVAGRRREALEEVADAHAGIATAVLDVSDAGAIIDGAARIVADHPDLNVVVHNAGIMIAEDMAASGYSTDTAEAIVATNLLGPIRLTAALLPHLRSKDAAAIVTVSSGLAFVPLVATPTYNATKAAIHSWSQSLRAQLADTGIDVVEIVPPAVATDLMPGHADNPNSMPLDAYIDEVMALLEADPERHEVCVERVRFLREAERRGDYDQVFAALNSRH
- the mutS gene encoding DNA mismatch repair protein MutS; this encodes MMAQYQALKAEAQDCLLFYRMGDFFEMFFEDARIAAACLDIALTARGEHEGDKVPMCGVPVHAATGYLQRLIKAGHRVAIAEQIETPEGAKKARGSKALVARAIVRVVTAGTLTEEALLDTRAANWCAAVGEAGGGIVVAAADVSTGRFELFEADAGALGAVLARLDPAEVVVSEASPHADAATVLRPRGEFDSSRGEERLKALFGVATLDGFGQFSRAALAAAGGLIAYLDHTAKGALPFLRPPRITASSASMAIDAATRESLELTQSVGGVRKGSLVDAVDRTVTGAGARLLAADIAAPLMDRTAIDARLDAVQRFHDDPAMRDAVRQALRTLPDIGRALGRLAAGRGSPRDLGQLRDGLDAAWHLGERLGRMAAPPPLLVELAPQLRGHGALIDLLKRALVPTPPIETAQGNYIAEGYDAALDDLRATGAGGRRAIAALEAEYRKRTGIAALKVRHNGVLGYHIEVPARAADALMAEGSGFTHRQTLAGVVRFNAADLHDAALKVTQAGSHALAAEAAHLEDLTAAALDRRLAIAETADALARIDVAAALAERAAEGGWARPVLVDHACFDVEGGRHPVVEDAIARTGGRFVANDCSLSAASRLWLVTGPNMGGKSTFLRQNALIAVLAQAGSYVPAARAKLGLVDRLFSRVGASDNLARGRSTFMVEMVETAAILAQATPDSFVILDEVGRGTSTYDGLAIAWAVVEAIHEDNRCRCLFATHYHELTRLAERCEALSLHHVRAREWKGDLVLLHEVADGPADRSYGLAVARLAGMPPATVQRAKAVLAKLEAGRASTGGLAAGLDDLPLFAAAMQVEEAAGDPLRDALEALEIDALSPRDALDALYRLKDIARAD
- a CDS encoding class I SAM-dependent methyltransferase, whose amino-acid sequence is MTTVAIRDDATGTKANMSAIYDQADPRAYFRELGKLDYAIPAAAQPVFQRMVDAIRARRKGTVHALDLGCSYGINAALLKYPLAMADLQARWTDPVLHGIDSDAVREVDRAYFDAQPCADVRVIGLDPSEPAIAYAEDVGILDDGVTLDLERNAVPPALAETLAPIDMIVSTGCVGYVTQRTFAALMPAVTAGAAPWIGNFVLRMFPYDAIEQTLGGWGYVTEKLEGETFAQRAFASDIEQERVMAQVDRLGLDTAGLEADGALHAEFFLSRPKNEADIPLADLIDQAT
- a CDS encoding NADPH-dependent FMN reductase yields the protein MRDTILVLYGSYRSDRAGIRLARYLVDRLAQRGAAAELIDAQAVGLPMLDRMFKEYAEGEAPAAMAELAGKIRSAYGFVFVTGEYNWGMQPGLKNLTDHFLEEWFWRPAAIASYSAGRLGGARSNSMWHPTLSEMGMVVVPSTLTVGTIGASLDAGGNPVGEGGAALDKAFPRFADDLAWWAEAARAQRQRRAPPY